A portion of the Girardinichthys multiradiatus isolate DD_20200921_A chromosome 23, DD_fGirMul_XY1, whole genome shotgun sequence genome contains these proteins:
- the LOC124860698 gene encoding uncharacterized protein LOC124860698 isoform X1, translating to MSTLKHKNKSNTIRMIQIWIALILLHQGHSLISVTTSQLGEPVSFICWFSDLQYSNTRVKWYKQSIGDTLVLITTLVKGTAHPALEKGFTPSRFIANYTTSKSTLTILKTIKEDEAMYHCAVSTWKTDEWSGTFLSLKESNTRTINYTVVQSPTVSDPVEPAESITLQCSVFSDSQTGSCPSEGRVLWFGVRKDRFLGSIMYTDGNTPYECDRKPETSSDSKSCVYHFLKNISSSDNGIYYCALAMCGEIIFGNGTKVEIEVEGRRWSHGLLLMCTPVAICGLIFVITIIRTKWEFCAKNRLQENAQKQNLKKEEDTQIYSTAVFTMIKNMSHEGKHAKAVKGRKTYAALKPFGVE from the exons ATGTCCACcttgaaacacaaaaataaatctaacaCCATCAGGATGATACAAATATGGATTGCTCTGATTTTACTTCATCAAGGAC ACTCACTGATTTCAGTCACCACAAGCCAACTTGGTGAACCTGTAAGCTTCATATGCTGGTTCTCTGATTTGCAGTACAGCAACACTCGAGTCAAGTGGTATAAACAGAGTATTGGAGATACTCTTGTATTAATAACAACACTGGTAAAGGGGACTGCTCATCCTGCATTGGAGAAAGGGTTTACTCCCTCACGATTTATTGCAAACTATACCACATCCAAAAGCACATTAACCATTCTGAAAACTATTAAAGAAGATGAAGCAATGTATCATTGTGCAGTCTCTACCTGGAAGACAGATGAGTGGTCTGgaacatttttgtctttaaaag AAAGCAATACAAGAACAATAAACTACACTGTTGTTCAGTCGCCAACAGTATCTGATCCAGTTGAGCCTGCGGAGTCTATTACCCTCCAGTGTTCCGTCTTCTCTGATTCCCAGACGGGATCCTGTCCAAGCGAAGGCAGGGTGTTATGGTTTGGAGTCAGAAAAGACAGATTCCTTGGAAGCATAATGTACACAGATGGAAACACACCTTACGAGTGTGACAGGAAACCTGAAACATCATCCGATTCAAAGAGCTGTGTTTATCACTTCTTAAAGAACATCAGCTCCTCTGATAATGGGATTTACTACTGTGCGCTAGCAATGTGCGGGGAGATTATATTTGGAAATGGAACCAAAGTTGAAATTGAAGTTGAAG GCAGAAGATGGTCACATGGTCTGCTTCTGATGTGTACTCCTGTTGCTATATGTGGACTTATCTTTGTTATTACCATCATCAGGACAAAGTGGGAGTTTTGCG CTAAAAATAGACTTCAAGAAAATGCTCAAAAGCAGAATTTAAAG AAAGAAGAGGATACACAGATTTACTCTACTGCCGTCTTCACTATGATAAAAAATATGAGCCAcgaaggaaaacatgcaaaggCAGTGAAAGGACGAAAGACCTATGCTGCTCTCAAGCCTTTCGGAGTGGAATAG
- the LOC124860698 gene encoding uncharacterized protein LOC124860698 isoform X2 encodes MSTLKHKNKSNTIRMIQIWIALILLHQGHSLISVTTSQLGEPVSFICWFSDLQYSNTRVKWYKQSIGDTLVLITTLVKGTAHPALEKGFTPSRFIANYTTSKSTLTILKTIKEDEAMYHCAVSTWKTDEWSGTFLSLKESNTRTINYTVVQSPTVSDPVEPAESITLQCSVFSDSQTGSCPSEGRVLWFGVRKDRFLGSIMYTDGNTPYECDRKPETSSDSKSCVYHFLKNISSSDNGIYYCALAMCGEIIFGNGTKVEIEVEAKNRLQENAQKQNLKKEEDTQIYSTAVFTMIKNMSHEGKHAKAVKGRKTYAALKPFGVE; translated from the exons ATGTCCACcttgaaacacaaaaataaatctaacaCCATCAGGATGATACAAATATGGATTGCTCTGATTTTACTTCATCAAGGAC ACTCACTGATTTCAGTCACCACAAGCCAACTTGGTGAACCTGTAAGCTTCATATGCTGGTTCTCTGATTTGCAGTACAGCAACACTCGAGTCAAGTGGTATAAACAGAGTATTGGAGATACTCTTGTATTAATAACAACACTGGTAAAGGGGACTGCTCATCCTGCATTGGAGAAAGGGTTTACTCCCTCACGATTTATTGCAAACTATACCACATCCAAAAGCACATTAACCATTCTGAAAACTATTAAAGAAGATGAAGCAATGTATCATTGTGCAGTCTCTACCTGGAAGACAGATGAGTGGTCTGgaacatttttgtctttaaaag AAAGCAATACAAGAACAATAAACTACACTGTTGTTCAGTCGCCAACAGTATCTGATCCAGTTGAGCCTGCGGAGTCTATTACCCTCCAGTGTTCCGTCTTCTCTGATTCCCAGACGGGATCCTGTCCAAGCGAAGGCAGGGTGTTATGGTTTGGAGTCAGAAAAGACAGATTCCTTGGAAGCATAATGTACACAGATGGAAACACACCTTACGAGTGTGACAGGAAACCTGAAACATCATCCGATTCAAAGAGCTGTGTTTATCACTTCTTAAAGAACATCAGCTCCTCTGATAATGGGATTTACTACTGTGCGCTAGCAATGTGCGGGGAGATTATATTTGGAAATGGAACCAAAGTTGAAATTGAAGTTGAAG CTAAAAATAGACTTCAAGAAAATGCTCAAAAGCAGAATTTAAAG AAAGAAGAGGATACACAGATTTACTCTACTGCCGTCTTCACTATGATAAAAAATATGAGCCAcgaaggaaaacatgcaaaggCAGTGAAAGGACGAAAGACCTATGCTGCTCTCAAGCCTTTCGGAGTGGAATAG
- the LOC124860698 gene encoding uncharacterized protein LOC124860698 isoform X3 yields MYHCAVSTWKTDEWSGTFLSLKESNTRTINYTVVQSPTVSDPVEPAESITLQCSVFSDSQTGSCPSEGRVLWFGVRKDRFLGSIMYTDGNTPYECDRKPETSSDSKSCVYHFLKNISSSDNGIYYCALAMCGEIIFGNGTKVEIEVEGRRWSHGLLLMCTPVAICGLIFVITIIRTKWEFCAKNRLQENAQKQNLKKEEDTQIYSTAVFTMIKNMSHEGKHAKAVKGRKTYAALKPFGVE; encoded by the exons ATGTATCATTGTGCAGTCTCTACCTGGAAGACAGATGAGTGGTCTGgaacatttttgtctttaaaag AAAGCAATACAAGAACAATAAACTACACTGTTGTTCAGTCGCCAACAGTATCTGATCCAGTTGAGCCTGCGGAGTCTATTACCCTCCAGTGTTCCGTCTTCTCTGATTCCCAGACGGGATCCTGTCCAAGCGAAGGCAGGGTGTTATGGTTTGGAGTCAGAAAAGACAGATTCCTTGGAAGCATAATGTACACAGATGGAAACACACCTTACGAGTGTGACAGGAAACCTGAAACATCATCCGATTCAAAGAGCTGTGTTTATCACTTCTTAAAGAACATCAGCTCCTCTGATAATGGGATTTACTACTGTGCGCTAGCAATGTGCGGGGAGATTATATTTGGAAATGGAACCAAAGTTGAAATTGAAGTTGAAG GCAGAAGATGGTCACATGGTCTGCTTCTGATGTGTACTCCTGTTGCTATATGTGGACTTATCTTTGTTATTACCATCATCAGGACAAAGTGGGAGTTTTGCG CTAAAAATAGACTTCAAGAAAATGCTCAAAAGCAGAATTTAAAG AAAGAAGAGGATACACAGATTTACTCTACTGCCGTCTTCACTATGATAAAAAATATGAGCCAcgaaggaaaacatgcaaaggCAGTGAAAGGACGAAAGACCTATGCTGCTCTCAAGCCTTTCGGAGTGGAATAG
- the LOC124860076 gene encoding translation initiation factor IF-2-like gives MVFGPFVAVGGYQTPTRVQNQPKQGGRWGPQQEGQKQKQSSGWRPGGRPQQAQSSGRRPGGCPQQAQSSGRRPGGRPQQAQSSGGRTHLHHRVPGGRQRSRGGLRREPAGTNKGPSRPHKTLRNQPSDTDADANKANYVALNFPTKKTKGMKKKTESPPDCVYSAVRAGHPTLHEMS, from the exons ATGGTTTTCGGTCCCTTTGTTGCTGTG GGCGGATACCAGACGCCCACAAGAGTCCAAAATCAACCCAAACAGGGTGGGCGATGGGGGCCTCAgcaggagggccagaaacaaaaacagagttccggCTGGCGACCAGggggtcgtccccagcaggcacagagttccggcagGCGACCAGGGGgttgtccccagcaggcacagagttccggcagGCGACCAGggggtcgtccccagcaggcacagagttccggcgggcgaacacacctgcaccacagagttcCGGGCGGTCGGCAGCGAAGCCGTGGCGGCCTGCGACGGGAACCTGCAG GGACAAATAAAGGCCCATCCAGACCACACAAAACTTTGAGGAATCAGCCAAGTGACACA GATGCTGATGCAAATAAGGCTAATTATGTAGCTCTGaatttccccacaaagaagacaaaagggatgaagaagaaaacagaatcACCACCAGACTGTGTGTACTCAGCTGTGAGGGCAGGTCATCCCACACTGCATGAAATGTCTTAG